Part of the Candidatus Margulisiibacteriota bacterium genome, TCGTAAGGCTCCTGAAACCTTCAGGTCTTATATCGGTAGCCAGAGGTGCCAAAGGCGGTTATGCGCTGGTTAAAGAACCGTCAAAAATAAACCTCAAAGAATTGTTTTTAATTTTGGAAGGACACTATGAACCTGTGGAATGTGTTGCTCCCGAAAAAAAATGTAAATTAAAAGATGTATGTTCTACTTATGATGTTTGGTGCGAACTATCGGTAGTTATAAACAAATATCTGGAATCAATTACTCTGGGAAAATTGGTTAATCATTATCTTAAAAAACATAACAAGAATATGTATTATATATGACCTAAAATGACTTTTTATAATAATATAACAGAATGTATCGGAAATACACCTATTGTTAAAATCAATAAGCTA contains:
- a CDS encoding Rrf2 family transcriptional regulator, translating into MKFSTRTRYGLRMMVFLGVNYGKGFTQLKEIANSERISIKYLEHIVRLLKPSGLISVARGAKGGYALVKEPSKINLKELFLILEGHYEPVECVAPEKKCKLKDVCSTYDVWCELSVVINKYLESITLGKLVNHYLKKHNKNMYYI